A single genomic interval of Theropithecus gelada isolate Dixy chromosome 16, Tgel_1.0, whole genome shotgun sequence harbors:
- the METRNL gene encoding meteorin-like protein isoform X2, which yields MYPTGALIVNLRPNTFSPARHLTVCIKPFRDSSGANIYLEKTGELRLLVPDGDGRPGRVQCFGLEQGGLFVEATPQQDIGRRTTGFQYELIRRHRASDLHELSAPCRPCSDTEVLLAVCTSDFAVRGSIQEVTHEPERQDSAIHLRVSRLYRQKSRVFEPVPEGDGHWQGRVRTLLECGVRPGHGDFLFTGHMHFGEARLGCAPRFKDFQRMYRDAQERGLNPCEVGMD from the exons ATGTACCCGACAGGTGCTCTCATCGTTAACCTGCGGCCCAACACCTTCTCGCCTGCCCGGCACCTGACTGTGTGCATCAAGCCCTTCAGGGACTCCTCGGGGGCcaatatttatttggaaaaaactgGAGAACTGAGACTGCTGGTACCGGACGGGGATGGCAGgcccggccgggtgcagtgcttTGGCCTGGAGCAGGGCGGCCTGTTCGTGGAGGCCACGCCGCAGCAGGATATCGGCCGGAGGACCACGGGCTTCCAGTATGAGCTGATTAGGAGGCACAGGGCGTCAGACCTGCACGAGCTGTCTG CCCCGTGCCGTCCCTGCAGTGACACCGAGGTGCTCCTAGCCGTCTGCACCAGCGACTTCG CCGTTCGAGGCTCCATCCAGGAAGTCACCCACGAGCCCGAGCGGCAGGACTCAGCCATCCACCTGCGCGTGAGCAGACTCTATCGGCAGAAAAGCAGGGTCTTCGAGCCGGTGCCCGAGGGCGACGGCCACTGGCAGGGGCGTGTCAGGACGCTGCTGGAGTGTGGCGTGCGGCCAGGGCATGGCGACTTTCTCTTTACCGGCCACATGCACTTTGGGGAGGCGCGGCTCGGCTGTGCCCCACGCTTCAAAGACTTCCAGAGGATGTACAGGGACGCCCAGGAGAGGGGACTGAACCCGTGCGAGGTTGGCATGGACTGA